In Pseudomonas alcaliphila JAB1, a single window of DNA contains:
- a CDS encoding UTRA domain-containing protein encodes MREEAPRAVTIICRALQEQIDRGLLPSGSKLPAERKLSELFDTTRITLREALGQLEAQGLVYREERRGWFVSPQRVAYNPLVRTHFHAMVAEQGRVPATEVLSARLMPASAQICQVLALPALSSVYQVCRARRIDGRLVLYVEHYLNPAYFPGILEFDLTRSLTDLYASEYGIHYGRVRFDMVPTALHAEAAASLKVAPGSPALRITRVNRDQHGRIIDCDLEFWRHDAIHVSVEVPE; translated from the coding sequence ATGCGCGAAGAAGCGCCACGGGCCGTCACCATCATCTGCCGCGCGTTGCAGGAGCAGATCGACCGGGGCCTGTTGCCCTCCGGCAGCAAGTTGCCGGCCGAGCGCAAGCTCAGTGAGTTGTTCGATACCACGCGCATCACCCTGCGCGAGGCGCTCGGCCAGTTGGAGGCGCAGGGGCTGGTCTATCGCGAGGAGCGTCGTGGCTGGTTCGTTTCGCCGCAACGGGTGGCCTACAACCCTCTGGTACGTACCCACTTCCACGCCATGGTCGCCGAGCAGGGGCGGGTACCGGCTACCGAGGTCCTGAGTGCGCGCTTGATGCCGGCCTCCGCGCAGATCTGTCAGGTGCTGGCGCTGCCGGCACTGTCGAGCGTCTATCAGGTGTGCCGCGCGCGGCGCATCGACGGGCGCCTGGTGCTGTATGTCGAGCACTACCTGAATCCGGCCTACTTCCCCGGCATTCTCGAGTTCGACCTGACTCGCTCGCTGACCGACCTGTATGCCAGCGAGTACGGCATCCACTACGGTCGCGTGCGCTTCGACATGGTACCCACCGCGCTGCACGCCGAAGCCGCGGCCAGCCTCAAGGTGGCACCGGGCAGCCCGGCGCTGCGCATTACCCGGGTCAACCGCGATCAGCACGGACGCATCATCGACTGCGACCTGGAGTTCTGGCGCCACGACGCCATTCACGTCAGCGTCGAAGTCCCCGAGTAG
- a CDS encoding YciI family protein, which produces MKYLCLVYANEQELHSSPDSPHDSECFAYANSVQESGRMLAAEALQSVQTATTVRMRGGKLAITDGPFAETKEQLAGFYLVEARDLNEAIQLAGHIPAARVGCVEVRPVRELDIQPAQLQAAQH; this is translated from the coding sequence ATGAAATACCTCTGCCTCGTCTACGCCAACGAACAGGAGCTGCACAGCTCCCCCGACAGCCCGCATGACAGCGAATGCTTCGCCTACGCCAACTCGGTTCAGGAGAGCGGGCGCATGCTCGCCGCCGAGGCGCTGCAATCGGTGCAGACCGCCACCACCGTGCGCATGCGCGGCGGCAAGCTGGCGATCACCGACGGCCCCTTCGCCGAAACCAAGGAGCAACTGGCCGGCTTCTATCTGGTGGAGGCGCGTGACCTCAACGAGGCCATCCAGCTCGCCGGGCACATTCCCGCCGCCCGCGTCGGCTGCGTGGAAGTGCGCCCGGTGCGCGAGCTGGATATCCAGCCGGCGCAGCTGCAGGCCGCTCAGCACTGA
- a CDS encoding DUF899 domain-containing protein: MDRHYVPEVATREQWLAARKALLEQEKALTRQRDALNRARRALPMVLVEEDYRFDGPQGEVGLEALFHGRSQLIVYHFMYHMDRGEGCDGCSCLVDNIGHQSHLHARDTNLVLVSRAPLADLEAFKRRMGWTLPWYSSYGSRFNYDYHATTDEQVAPVEYNYRDKDELERLGLTYHIQGEQPGISVFLRDGGQIYHTYSTYGRGVEMLMSSFHFLDFTPFGRGEGWDGMPDLDGKGLNWTRLHDEYEQSAPTHDCCGHKA; this comes from the coding sequence ATGGATCGCCACTATGTCCCCGAGGTCGCCACGCGTGAGCAATGGCTGGCCGCTCGCAAGGCGCTGCTCGAGCAGGAAAAGGCGCTGACCCGCCAACGTGACGCGCTCAACCGCGCCCGCCGTGCCCTGCCCATGGTGTTGGTGGAAGAGGATTACCGCTTCGACGGCCCGCAGGGCGAAGTCGGTCTGGAGGCGCTGTTCCACGGGCGCAGCCAGCTGATCGTCTACCACTTCATGTACCACATGGATCGCGGCGAGGGCTGCGACGGCTGTTCCTGCCTGGTGGACAACATCGGCCACCAGTCCCACCTGCATGCCCGCGACACCAACCTGGTGCTGGTCTCGCGCGCGCCCTTGGCCGATCTCGAGGCGTTCAAACGGCGCATGGGCTGGACCCTGCCCTGGTATAGCTCCTACGGCAGTCGCTTCAATTACGACTACCACGCCACCACCGACGAGCAGGTCGCGCCGGTCGAATACAACTACCGCGACAAGGACGAGCTCGAGCGCTTGGGCCTGACCTATCACATCCAGGGCGAGCAGCCCGGTATCAGCGTGTTCCTGCGCGACGGCGGGCAGATCTACCACACCTATTCCACCTATGGCCGAGGCGTGGAGATGCTGATGAGCAGTTTCCATTTCCTCGACTTCACGCCTTTTGGCCGCGGCGAGGGTTGGGACGGCATGCCCGATCTGGACGGCAAGGGGCTCAACTGGACGCGCCTGCACGACGAGTACGAACAGAGCGCGCCCACCCACGACTGCTGCGGCCACAAGGCCTGA
- a CDS encoding nuclear transport factor 2 family protein codes for MSQHELQDALNDWTEACRSKDVARIMSHYVEDVVSYDAIGPLRFQGRPAYQAHWQACMEMCSGPGMFEPHEPTFTASGDLGVTHYLLHCGGANEKGELETCWMRVTQCLRRQGGRWLIFHEHFSAPSDMESGKALFDLQP; via the coding sequence ATGAGTCAGCACGAACTGCAAGATGCCCTTAACGACTGGACCGAAGCCTGCCGCAGCAAGGACGTGGCGCGCATCATGAGTCACTACGTCGAGGACGTGGTGTCCTACGACGCCATCGGCCCGTTGCGTTTCCAGGGGCGCCCGGCGTACCAGGCACATTGGCAGGCCTGCATGGAGATGTGCAGCGGCCCGGGGATGTTCGAACCGCACGAGCCGACCTTCACCGCCAGCGGCGATCTGGGCGTGACCCATTACCTGCTGCATTGCGGCGGCGCCAATGAAAAGGGCGAGCTGGAGACCTGCTGGATGCGCGTGACCCAGTGCCTGCGCCGCCAGGGCGGCCGCTGGCTGATCTTCCACGAGCATTTCTCTGCCCCGAGCGACATGGAAAGCGGCAAGGCGCTGTTCGATCTGCAGCCCTAG
- a CDS encoding YafY family protein, whose amino-acid sequence MNSPTTRVLALLELLQSHGQLSGRELAERLEVDGRTLRRYIRHLEDLGIPVTSERGRHGGYRLVAGFKLPPLMFTAEEAQAVALGLLATANLGLAETAMAVASARAKLERVMPKGLQQRVRALSQSAILDLPRSRANGDQQLLAELAAAAEARRQVRLSYCSDQGQCSEREVDPYGLVFRQGFWYLSGYCHLRQAVRSFRLDRLREVRALESHFERPEAFDAAAHLNTSIATLPRAYPVSIQLHTDLAGAIAELGSNAGLLMPEGNSVRLTTSTDSPTWFARLLLRLSFDFTIEQPVELREAVRQQAQRMLELVAR is encoded by the coding sequence ATGAACAGCCCCACCACCCGCGTGCTCGCCCTGCTGGAGCTGCTGCAAAGCCATGGCCAGCTCAGCGGCCGCGAACTGGCCGAGCGCCTCGAGGTGGACGGCCGCACCCTGCGCCGTTACATCCGCCATCTGGAGGACCTGGGGATTCCGGTGACCAGCGAGCGCGGCCGGCACGGTGGTTACCGCCTGGTGGCCGGTTTCAAGCTGCCGCCCTTGATGTTCACGGCTGAGGAGGCCCAGGCGGTGGCGCTGGGCCTGCTGGCGACGGCCAATCTGGGCCTGGCAGAAACCGCCATGGCGGTGGCCAGTGCCCGCGCCAAGCTGGAGCGGGTCATGCCCAAGGGGCTGCAGCAGCGGGTGCGCGCCCTGAGCCAGAGCGCCATCCTGGATCTGCCGCGCAGCCGCGCCAATGGCGACCAGCAACTGCTGGCCGAGCTCGCCGCCGCCGCCGAGGCGCGCCGTCAGGTGCGGTTGAGCTATTGCAGCGATCAGGGCCAATGCAGCGAGCGCGAGGTCGATCCCTACGGTTTGGTGTTCCGCCAGGGCTTCTGGTACCTGAGCGGCTACTGCCACCTACGCCAGGCGGTGCGTTCTTTCCGCCTGGATCGCCTGCGCGAAGTGCGCGCCCTGGAGAGCCACTTCGAGCGGCCGGAAGCCTTCGACGCCGCCGCCCACCTCAATACCAGCATCGCTACCCTGCCACGGGCCTACCCGGTGAGTATCCAGCTGCACACCGACCTCGCCGGTGCCATCGCCGAACTTGGGAGCAACGCCGGTCTGCTGATGCCCGAAGGCAACAGCGTGCGCCTGACCACCAGCACCGACAGCCCGACCTGGTTCGCTCGCCTGCTGCTACGCCTGTCCTTCGACTTCACCATCGAACAGCCGGTCGAGTTGCGTGAGGCCGTACGCCAGCAGGCGCAACGCATGCTGGAACTGGTCGCGCGCTAA
- a CDS encoding glutathione S-transferase family protein, translating into MQPILFYGVPQGCSFGSIVALEWLGQPYRLCRVEMLEQPWDPLFERINPLYQTPALLLENGEFLSESLAILLNLAARSVETPLGPRQGSDEFDALNQMLSYLVTDFFSAFNPLWLAYEKAELDESQRELLRSLGAEQVKAGCRHLDRLLSERDWLLGQRRSLADAYLSGVGRWVDYHQLFDLRHDYPHLARHLARLANDPAARFAHAIEQGITVEGAGGFLGHVGFQQLREGLCAA; encoded by the coding sequence ATGCAACCGATACTGTTCTACGGCGTTCCGCAAGGCTGTTCGTTCGGCTCGATCGTAGCCCTCGAGTGGCTCGGCCAACCTTATCGCCTGTGCCGGGTCGAGATGCTCGAGCAACCCTGGGACCCGCTTTTCGAGCGGATCAACCCGCTCTATCAGACGCCTGCGCTGCTGCTGGAGAACGGCGAGTTCCTGAGCGAGAGCCTGGCCATTCTCCTGAACCTGGCGGCGCGGTCGGTGGAAACGCCGCTGGGCCCACGCCAGGGCAGCGACGAGTTCGATGCACTCAACCAGATGCTGTCCTACCTGGTGACCGACTTTTTCTCCGCCTTCAACCCGCTGTGGCTGGCTTATGAAAAGGCTGAGCTGGACGAGTCGCAGCGCGAGCTGTTGCGCAGCCTCGGCGCAGAACAGGTGAAGGCGGGCTGTCGTCATCTCGATCGGTTGCTCAGCGAGCGCGACTGGCTGCTGGGGCAGCGACGCAGTCTGGCGGATGCCTACCTGAGCGGTGTCGGCCGCTGGGTCGACTACCACCAGTTGTTCGATCTGCGACACGACTACCCACATCTGGCCCGCCACCTGGCGCGGCTCGCCAACGATCCAGCGGCGCGTTTCGCTCATGCGATCGAGCAGGGCATCACGGTTGAGGGCGCTGGCGGCTTCCTCGGCCATGTGGGCTTCCAACAACTGCGCGAAGGGTTGTGCGCAGCCTGA
- a CDS encoding VOC family protein, giving the protein MIDHLCITVANFRRSRAWYQAALAPLGYELKYDGEHGAGLAAGFGPQAEEQAVLYLLSAVPGRGQCEPLAHFCLRVDSQVTVQAFHAAALQAGGEDNGRPSLREEYGYYAAFVLDPDGYNVEVACYV; this is encoded by the coding sequence ATGATCGACCATCTTTGTATCACCGTGGCCAACTTTCGCCGCAGTCGCGCCTGGTATCAGGCGGCCCTGGCGCCTTTGGGCTACGAGCTGAAATACGACGGCGAGCATGGCGCGGGGTTGGCCGCCGGCTTCGGTCCGCAGGCCGAGGAGCAGGCCGTGCTTTACCTGCTCAGTGCCGTCCCCGGGCGTGGCCAGTGCGAGCCGCTGGCGCATTTTTGCCTGCGTGTCGACAGCCAGGTGACAGTACAAGCCTTTCATGCCGCGGCGCTGCAGGCCGGTGGCGAAGACAATGGCCGGCCCAGCCTGCGCGAAGAATATGGCTACTACGCCGCCTTCGTGCTTGACCCCGATGGCTACAACGTCGAGGTGGCCTGTTACGTCTGA
- a CDS encoding tetratricopeptide repeat protein, protein MPSPINLRHATTALLALALLAGCAGREPDPSTPEKQPQVEQPITQTEQDQLRQQAQRGDLESQFQLGSSYFVGQPEKNLKQAEYWWKQAADKGHAMAAVSLAYLYTGRDAPEFANQRDMLKYLNQSAAAGNPMAQHVLGNLYRRGEGGVPRDPDQAQRLYQSACQQRYEPSCAALGQQ, encoded by the coding sequence ATGCCCAGCCCGATCAACCTGCGTCACGCTACCACTGCCCTGCTCGCCCTCGCGTTGCTGGCGGGCTGCGCCGGGCGTGAACCAGACCCCAGCACGCCGGAAAAACAGCCGCAGGTCGAACAACCCATCACCCAAACCGAACAGGACCAACTGCGCCAGCAGGCCCAGCGTGGTGATCTGGAAAGCCAGTTCCAGCTCGGCAGCAGCTACTTCGTCGGCCAGCCGGAAAAGAACCTCAAGCAGGCCGAATACTGGTGGAAGCAGGCCGCCGACAAGGGCCACGCCATGGCGGCGGTCAGCCTGGCCTACCTCTACACCGGCCGCGACGCCCCTGAGTTCGCCAACCAGCGTGACATGCTCAAGTACCTCAACCAGTCAGCTGCTGCGGGCAACCCGATGGCGCAGCATGTACTGGGCAACCTCTACCGTCGCGGCGAAGGCGGCGTGCCGCGCGACCCTGACCAGGCCCAGCGCCTGTACCAGAGCGCCTGCCAGCAGCGCTACGAGCCTTCCTGCGCGGCGCTGGGCCAGCAGTGA
- a CDS encoding M14-type cytosolic carboxypeptidase produces the protein MKISADFDSGNIQVVDASDPQRVLLAMRPDLNSHHFQWFHFQVEGLQPGQGYGFCLTNAGQSAYNRAWDGYQAVASYDQQDWFRVPTRYQDGQLHFELQAEHERAWFAYFEPYPRARHERLIANALERGAELVASGRSLEGRDIQLLRIGGQAGAARKLWIIAQQHPGEHMAEWFMEGLIERLQNPQDAESAALLAEAEFYLVPNMNPDGAYRGHLRTNHAGQDLNRAWQSASSERSPEVLFVLQHMQRIGVDLFLDIHGDEEIPHVFTAGCEGNPGYTPRLAALEEDFRSRLVGIGAEFQTRFGYPRDEPGQANLTLACNAVGQAFDCLSFTIEMPFKDHDDNPQPRTGWNGARSQKLGQDVLTVLAQMVATLR, from the coding sequence ATGAAGATCAGTGCGGATTTCGACAGTGGCAACATTCAGGTCGTCGATGCCAGCGACCCGCAGCGCGTACTGCTGGCCATGCGGCCGGACCTCAACAGCCACCATTTCCAGTGGTTTCACTTTCAGGTCGAGGGCCTGCAACCTGGCCAGGGATATGGCTTCTGCCTGACCAATGCCGGGCAGTCGGCCTACAACCGCGCCTGGGACGGTTACCAGGCGGTGGCCAGCTACGATCAGCAGGACTGGTTTCGCGTGCCCACCCGTTATCAGGACGGGCAACTGCACTTCGAGTTGCAGGCCGAGCACGAGCGCGCCTGGTTCGCTTATTTCGAGCCTTACCCGCGAGCGCGGCATGAACGCCTGATCGCCAACGCGCTGGAGCGCGGCGCTGAACTGGTGGCCAGCGGCAGAAGCCTGGAAGGCCGTGATATCCAGCTACTGCGCATCGGTGGCCAGGCGGGCGCTGCGCGCAAACTGTGGATCATCGCCCAGCAGCATCCGGGGGAGCACATGGCCGAGTGGTTCATGGAGGGGCTGATCGAGCGTTTGCAGAATCCGCAGGATGCCGAGAGCGCCGCGCTGTTGGCCGAGGCAGAGTTCTATCTGGTGCCGAACATGAACCCGGACGGTGCCTATCGCGGTCATCTGCGCACCAACCATGCCGGGCAGGACCTCAATCGCGCCTGGCAGTCAGCCAGCTCGGAGCGCAGTCCCGAAGTGCTGTTCGTGCTGCAGCACATGCAGCGTATTGGCGTCGACCTGTTCCTCGATATCCACGGCGACGAAGAGATCCCTCACGTGTTCACCGCCGGTTGCGAGGGCAATCCGGGCTACACCCCACGGTTGGCTGCGCTGGAGGAAGACTTCCGCAGTCGTCTGGTTGGTATCGGCGCCGAGTTTCAGACCCGTTTCGGTTATCCGCGTGACGAGCCGGGTCAAGCCAACCTGACCCTGGCCTGCAACGCCGTCGGCCAGGCCTTCGATTGCCTGTCGTTCACCATCGAGATGCCGTTCAAGGACCACGACGACAACCCGCAGCCGCGCACTGGCTGGAATGGCGCACGCTCGCAGAAGCTGGGGCAGGATGTGTTGACCGTGCTGGCGCAGATGGTCGCCACCTTGAGGTAA
- a CDS encoding OprD family porin: MTARNIIPLALLGSTAMALVMPTTTHAAGFVEDAKVTLGLRNYYFNRNFLNQTQSGQGQASGWTQSFILDARSGYTQGTVGFGLDVLGLYSVKLDGGRGTPGSQLLPVHDDGRQADDFGRTAVAAKAKISKTELKVGEWFAVLPILRADDGRSLPQTFQGAQLTSNEIDGLTLYGGQFWKNSQRNDASREDMSFGGVKGDDFNFGGGEYRFNGNNTMVGVWHARLEDVYQQSYVQLTHSQAVGDWVLGANLGYVTGKEEGAAKAGNLDNKVYQGALTAKTGNNSFMVAYQKLSGDTKFMRIDGASGGTLVNDGFTNSYDNPEERSWQIRHDYNFAGLGIPGLTLMNRYVSGSNIDVYTNGVKTRENAEEWGRESELAYTIQEGSLKNLSIRWRNSDLRRDVGADLHENRLIFNYPLSIL; the protein is encoded by the coding sequence ATGACCGCACGCAACATCATTCCATTGGCCCTGCTCGGCAGCACGGCTATGGCCCTGGTTATGCCGACCACCACGCACGCTGCCGGCTTCGTCGAAGACGCCAAGGTCACCCTCGGCCTGCGCAACTATTACTTCAACCGTAACTTTCTGAACCAGACTCAGAGCGGTCAGGGCCAGGCTTCAGGCTGGACCCAGAGCTTCATTCTCGATGCCCGCTCCGGCTACACCCAAGGCACCGTCGGTTTCGGCCTCGATGTTCTGGGCCTGTACTCGGTAAAGCTTGACGGTGGTCGTGGGACGCCGGGCAGCCAGTTGCTGCCAGTGCATGACGACGGTCGCCAGGCCGATGACTTCGGTCGCACCGCTGTGGCGGCGAAAGCCAAGATCTCCAAGACCGAGTTGAAGGTCGGTGAGTGGTTCGCCGTGTTGCCAATCCTGCGTGCTGACGACGGTCGCTCGCTGCCGCAAACCTTCCAGGGCGCTCAGCTGACTTCCAACGAGATCGATGGCCTGACCCTGTACGGCGGCCAGTTCTGGAAGAACAGCCAGCGCAACGATGCCAGCCGTGAAGACATGTCGTTCGGTGGCGTGAAGGGCGACGACTTCAACTTCGGCGGCGGTGAGTACCGCTTCAACGGCAACAACACCATGGTCGGCGTCTGGCACGCGCGCCTGGAAGACGTCTACCAGCAGAGCTACGTGCAGTTGACCCACAGCCAAGCGGTCGGTGACTGGGTCCTGGGTGCCAACCTTGGCTATGTCACCGGCAAGGAAGAAGGCGCGGCCAAGGCCGGCAACCTGGACAACAAGGTCTATCAGGGCGCGCTCACTGCCAAGACCGGCAACAACAGCTTCATGGTTGCCTACCAAAAGCTCAGCGGCGACACCAAGTTCATGCGCATCGACGGCGCCAGCGGCGGCACTCTGGTCAACGACGGCTTCACCAACAGCTATGACAACCCGGAAGAACGCTCCTGGCAGATCCGCCATGACTACAACTTCGCCGGCCTCGGCATTCCCGGCCTGACCCTGATGAACCGCTACGTCAGCGGTAGCAACATCGACGTCTACACCAATGGCGTGAAAACCCGCGAGAACGCCGAGGAATGGGGCCGCGAATCCGAGCTGGCCTACACCATCCAGGAAGGCTCGCTGAAGAACCTGAGCATCCGTTGGCGCAACTCCGACCTACGCCGCGACGTAGGTGCTGATCTGCACGAGAACCGTCTGATCTTCAACTATCCGCTGTCGATTCTGTAA
- a CDS encoding 5-carboxymethyl-2-hydroxymuconate isomerase: MPHCLIEAAREVTELIAPQELVQLVHDQAADTGLFQPGEVKVRLSLYEHHCVGGEPGLFVHLIFYVLAGRSDDDKRALSRRIVRALVERLPQVPAISLDVRDIRREVFSNRRNCLDD, translated from the coding sequence ATGCCGCATTGCCTGATCGAAGCCGCCCGCGAGGTGACTGAGCTGATCGCGCCGCAGGAACTGGTGCAGCTGGTGCATGACCAGGCGGCTGACACGGGACTGTTCCAGCCCGGCGAGGTCAAGGTGCGCCTGAGCCTGTACGAGCACCACTGCGTGGGTGGCGAGCCGGGGCTGTTCGTGCACCTGATCTTCTACGTGCTGGCCGGTCGCAGCGATGACGACAAGCGGGCGCTGTCGCGGCGTATCGTGCGTGCACTGGTCGAGCGCCTGCCGCAGGTGCCGGCGATCTCTCTGGACGTGCGCGACATCCGCCGCGAGGTGTTCAGCAACAGGCGCAACTGCCTGGACGATTAA
- the soxR gene encoding redox-sensitive transcriptional activator SoxR, with product MTTSRSIHERPLSVGQIAERSGVAVSTLHFYETKGLIHSQRNAGNQRRYRRDVLRRVAIIKVAQRLGIPLADIGVALSTLPCDHMPTAADWQQLSAQWQRDLDARIEQLTRLRDQLTGCIGCGCLSMQDCPLRNPSDELGEQGAGARLLETD from the coding sequence ATGACGACGTCGCGCTCCATCCACGAACGCCCGCTGAGCGTCGGCCAGATCGCCGAACGCAGCGGTGTGGCGGTTTCCACGCTGCATTTCTACGAGACCAAAGGGCTGATCCACAGCCAGCGCAATGCCGGTAATCAGCGACGTTATCGACGCGATGTGCTGCGCCGCGTCGCGATCATCAAGGTGGCGCAGCGCCTGGGCATTCCCCTGGCCGATATCGGTGTGGCACTGAGCACACTGCCCTGCGATCACATGCCGACGGCAGCGGACTGGCAACAACTGTCGGCGCAATGGCAGCGCGACCTGGATGCGCGCATCGAGCAGCTAACGCGGCTGCGCGACCAGCTCACTGGCTGTATAGGTTGCGGTTGCCTGTCGATGCAGGACTGCCCACTGCGCAACCCCAGCGACGAACTCGGCGAACAGGGCGCCGGGGCACGTCTGCTGGAGACGGATTAA
- a CDS encoding NAD(P)H-dependent oxidoreductase — MQDRIRLVLIYGSVREERFCDQVVAWAREQIEQRSEFELSLVDPAVMFRQPGEAQELAERRHQSLQQLLRADAFLIVTPEYNHGYPAALKQFIDEVPASWEARPVGFVSYGGVSGGLRAVEQLRQVLAELHAMTVRGSVSFTNAWEQFDEQGRLSEPRRANSALAHTLVQLNWWAQTLRAGRERVPYERIRG; from the coding sequence ATGCAGGACCGCATCCGATTGGTACTGATTTACGGCAGCGTGCGAGAAGAGCGCTTCTGCGACCAGGTGGTGGCCTGGGCGCGTGAGCAGATCGAGCAGCGCAGCGAATTCGAGCTGAGTCTGGTCGATCCGGCCGTGATGTTTCGCCAGCCCGGCGAGGCACAGGAGCTCGCCGAGCGTCGGCATCAATCGCTGCAGCAGTTGCTGCGCGCCGATGCCTTTCTGATCGTCACACCGGAGTACAACCACGGCTATCCCGCGGCGCTCAAGCAGTTCATCGACGAGGTGCCGGCATCCTGGGAAGCACGGCCAGTGGGGTTCGTCAGTTATGGCGGGGTGTCCGGCGGGCTGCGCGCGGTGGAGCAACTGCGCCAGGTGCTGGCGGAGCTGCATGCGATGACGGTGCGTGGCTCGGTGAGCTTCACCAATGCCTGGGAGCAGTTCGATGAACAGGGCCGCCTGAGCGAGCCGCGGCGCGCCAACTCGGCGTTGGCGCATACGCTGGTGCAGTTGAACTGGTGGGCGCAGACGCTGCGCGCCGGGCGCGAACGGGTGCCTTACGAGCGGATCAGGGGGTAG
- the gcvT gene encoding glycine cleavage system aminomethyltransferase GcvT, producing MTTETLAKTPLHALHLELGARMVPFAGYDMPVQYPLGVMKEHLHTREAAGLFDVSHMGQILLRGENAARALETLVPVDIIDLPVGMQRYAMFTDAQGGILDDLMVANLGDDTLYLVVNAACKDQDLAHLQKHIGEQCQIECLFEERALLALQGPKAVDVLARLAPEVSKMTFMQVARVRLLGSECIVSRSGYTGEDGYEISVAVDQAEALARSLLAEVEVEAIGLGARDSLRLEAGLCLYGHDMSSATTPIEASLLWAISKVRRADGERAGNFPGAERIFAQQREGVPRKRVGLLPQERVPVREGAEIVDADGQVIGQVCSGGFGPSLGAPVAMGYVNASHTAIDSDVWAVVRGKRVAMKVAKTPFVPQRYYRG from the coding sequence ATGACCACTGAAACTCTCGCCAAGACTCCGCTGCATGCCCTGCACCTCGAACTCGGCGCGCGCATGGTGCCCTTCGCCGGCTATGACATGCCCGTGCAATACCCGCTGGGCGTGATGAAGGAGCACCTGCACACCCGCGAGGCCGCCGGCCTGTTCGACGTCTCGCACATGGGCCAGATCCTGCTGCGTGGCGAAAACGCCGCGCGCGCCCTGGAAACCCTGGTGCCGGTGGACATCATCGACCTGCCGGTGGGCATGCAGCGCTACGCCATGTTCACCGACGCTCAGGGCGGCATCCTCGACGACCTGATGGTCGCCAACCTGGGCGACGACACCCTGTACCTGGTGGTCAACGCCGCCTGCAAGGATCAGGACCTGGCCCACCTGCAGAAGCATATCGGCGAGCAGTGCCAGATCGAGTGCCTGTTCGAAGAGCGCGCCCTGCTCGCCCTGCAAGGGCCGAAAGCGGTCGACGTGCTGGCCCGCCTGGCCCCGGAAGTGAGCAAGATGACCTTCATGCAGGTGGCCCGTGTGCGCCTGTTGGGCAGCGAGTGCATCGTCAGCCGCAGCGGCTACACCGGCGAAGACGGTTACGAGATTTCCGTCGCCGTCGACCAGGCCGAAGCCCTGGCGCGCAGCCTGCTGGCCGAAGTGGAAGTCGAAGCCATCGGCCTCGGCGCGCGTGACTCGCTGCGCCTGGAAGCCGGCCTGTGCCTGTACGGCCACGACATGAGCAGCGCCACCACGCCGATCGAGGCCAGCCTGCTGTGGGCCATCTCCAAGGTGCGTCGTGCCGATGGCGAGCGCGCCGGCAACTTCCCGGGTGCCGAGCGTATCTTCGCCCAGCAACGCGAAGGCGTGCCGAGAAAGCGTGTCGGCCTGCTGCCGCAGGAGCGCGTGCCGGTGCGCGAAGGCGCGGAAATCGTCGATGCCGACGGCCAGGTGATCGGCCAGGTGTGCAGCGGCGGCTTCGGCCCGAGCCTGGGCGCGCCGGTGGCCATGGGTTACGTCAACGCCAGCCACACCGCCATCGACAGCGATGTGTGGGCGGTGGTGCGCGGCAAGCGCGTGGCGATGAAAGTCGCCAAGACCCCGTTCGTGCCGCAGCGCTACTACCGCGGCTGA